The Thalassotalea nanhaiensis genome has a window encoding:
- a CDS encoding GNAT family N-acetyltransferase gives MIIAETERLCIRQITNEDAKNLSKVLADPEVMRYSTVGVHTEKQIYDYIDNCKKQYDLTGYGHWAIYNCITDEFVGVCGLNKHQVDSDDVIHINYRLATDQQGKGYAVESTLGVLDFAKRILKINAVYALIEPENTSSVNVVNKTGFQFIKSSVFRGFAIDIYQVVL, from the coding sequence CAAATTACCAATGAGGATGCTAAAAACCTATCAAAAGTGTTAGCTGATCCTGAAGTAATGCGATACTCGACAGTAGGTGTTCATACAGAAAAACAGATTTATGATTATATAGATAATTGTAAAAAACAATATGACTTGACTGGTTATGGACATTGGGCAATTTATAACTGTATCACTGATGAGTTTGTTGGGGTATGCGGCCTCAACAAACATCAAGTGGACTCTGATGATGTTATACATATAAATTATCGTCTTGCTACTGATCAACAAGGTAAAGGCTATGCTGTTGAGTCGACACTTGGCGTTTTAGATTTTGCTAAAAGAATACTAAAAATTAACGCTGTTTACGCACTAATAGAGCCTGAAAATACTAGCTCTGTTAACGTTGTAAATAAAACAGGCTTCCAATTCATTAAATCTTCTGTGTTTCGTGGATTCGCTATAGATATTTATCAAGTGGTTTTATAA
- a CDS encoding DUF3185 family protein — MINKFIGVVLIIAGVIIAMWGYDIYDSASSQFSRALSGDTPLEAWAGMVGGVISILIGITRLK; from the coding sequence ATGATTAATAAGTTTATTGGGGTTGTACTTATTATTGCAGGTGTAATTATAGCTATGTGGGGCTACGATATTTATGACTCAGCAAGTTCACAGTTTAGTCGAGCATTAAGTGGTGATACCCCTTTAGAAGCTTGGGCAGGTATGGTTGGAGGCGTGATTTCAATTTTAATTGGTATTACTAGGCTAAAGTAA
- a CDS encoding GFA family protein has protein sequence MNRVARCTCGDLSIKVQGEPKLSLACNCVNCQRRTGSVFGVSAYFDNNSIIEKTGCPSHFQGESDSGKKITTSFCSKCGSTVFWEADFFHGLVGIAVGCFSDPDFPEPSTAAWTDSKHKWVSFPEYWHCLKKQESKNA, from the coding sequence ATGAATAGAGTCGCACGATGCACTTGTGGCGATTTAAGCATCAAAGTTCAAGGTGAGCCTAAATTATCTTTGGCTTGTAATTGTGTTAATTGCCAAAGAAGAACAGGGTCGGTTTTTGGTGTAAGTGCTTATTTTGATAATAACTCCATCATAGAGAAAACAGGGTGCCCAAGTCATTTTCAAGGAGAAAGTGATAGTGGAAAAAAAATAACGACATCATTTTGCTCAAAATGTGGCTCAACTGTATTTTGGGAGGCCGACTTTTTCCATGGCCTAGTTGGCATAGCCGTTGGGTGTTTCTCAGATCCTGATTTTCCCGAACCATCAACTGCTGCTTGGACTGATTCAAAACATAAGTGGGTAAGTTTTCCTGAATATTGGCATTGTTTGAAAAAGCAGGAGTCAAAAAATGCTTAA
- a CDS encoding acyltransferase family protein, whose translation MEIRKLNTLRGIAALVVFITHFSDATNWLDGALGGRAGQYGVMLFFMLSGFLMSYLYFDKAFTKVNLQTYFLARVGRVLPLYLLIVFSSYFLSLTGMQGLYEITDIHSLIAHLMFIYGESVLWTISPEMQFYFAFTLFWYFTASRAGYIYVLVVAVLILLFFTNFPRLYGDFSGIKYNFFLILRSLPYFFVGVIFGMHYKSFKVPEYLKKNWFILTLLLIPLMFPQFSPVTSDAKNKMWLSYEVLLVMSTVFFCIVFLVPNNNILLANKVGDFIGKISYSLYLLHMPIIAKVNELTLSIELKLLVSIILSVGAAYLSYRYFEKPSAKYIRNIAPNKLLPSVKQRWLLLRRR comes from the coding sequence TTGGAAATAAGGAAGTTAAATACACTTAGAGGTATAGCGGCACTCGTTGTCTTTATTACTCACTTCAGCGACGCCACCAATTGGCTTGACGGCGCTTTAGGAGGTCGAGCAGGTCAATACGGCGTAATGTTATTTTTTATGCTTAGTGGCTTCCTTATGTCTTATCTTTATTTCGATAAAGCATTCACTAAAGTAAATTTACAAACTTACTTTCTTGCCCGTGTAGGCAGGGTTCTGCCGCTGTATTTATTGATTGTATTCTCCTCTTACTTTTTATCACTCACTGGAATGCAAGGGTTGTATGAAATTACCGATATCCACTCCTTAATCGCCCATTTAATGTTTATATATGGTGAAAGTGTGCTCTGGACAATATCGCCAGAAATGCAGTTCTATTTCGCTTTTACTTTATTTTGGTATTTCACCGCCAGCAGAGCAGGGTATATTTATGTATTAGTCGTGGCAGTTCTAATTTTATTATTTTTTACCAACTTTCCGCGTTTGTATGGTGACTTCAGCGGCATTAAATATAATTTCTTTCTTATTCTTCGAAGCCTGCCCTATTTCTTTGTGGGCGTTATTTTCGGCATGCACTATAAATCGTTTAAAGTGCCTGAATACCTCAAGAAGAACTGGTTTATTTTAACTCTTCTTCTGATCCCTTTGATGTTTCCACAATTTTCACCTGTAACATCGGATGCAAAAAATAAAATGTGGCTCAGCTACGAAGTGCTATTAGTGATGAGCACCGTGTTTTTTTGTATTGTGTTTTTGGTGCCGAATAATAATATTCTCCTGGCTAATAAGGTGGGAGATTTTATTGGAAAAATATCATATTCACTGTATCTATTGCACATGCCTATTATTGCTAAAGTGAATGAGTTAACTTTATCCATAGAGCTTAAGCTGTTGGTGTCGATTATTCTTAGTGTTGGAGCTGCTTATCTATCGTATCGATATTTTGAGAAACCTTCAGCTAAATACATTCGAAATATCGCACCTAACAAGTTATTACCGAGCGTAAAACAACGCTGGCTTTTGCTTCGTCGTCGCTAA
- a CDS encoding nuclear transport factor 2 family protein gives MRNLVLIFSLLFATTAAANEIDLKKFAHTYFDTMIATQAPDATKNDLENYFALLTDDVGHSHLPWVTDDSRLPDGKEAMRKGMLFYLGAHTEYSAELLNVFTFNNSAIAIRYRNSAKGIHPQNKQAIAYTQVMMEVLEIENGKVAVIRKYHE, from the coding sequence ATGAGAAATCTAGTGTTAATTTTTAGCCTTTTATTTGCTACAACAGCAGCAGCAAATGAAATTGATCTAAAGAAATTCGCTCACACTTACTTTGATACCATGATCGCAACTCAAGCTCCTGATGCAACGAAAAATGATTTGGAGAACTATTTTGCCTTGCTTACTGACGATGTCGGGCATTCACATTTGCCATGGGTAACCGATGACTCCAGATTGCCTGACGGCAAAGAGGCTATGCGCAAAGGTATGCTATTTTATTTAGGTGCTCATACTGAATATAGTGCAGAGCTGCTTAACGTTTTTACTTTTAATAACTCTGCCATTGCAATTCGCTATAGAAATAGTGCCAAAGGCATTCATCCACAAAACAAACAAGCCATTGCTTATACACAGGTAATGATGGAAGTGTTGGAAATTGAAAATGGCAAAGTTGCTGTCATTCGAAAATACCATGAGTAA
- a CDS encoding thiol-disulfide oxidoreductase DCC family protein — MSTQHIIIFDGVCHFCNSSVNFIIKRDHKNVFVFTPMQSKPAQNLIAKYQVENVGFDTFLLIKNNECYYRTDAALEITKDLSGLWFLFRVFKLCPRPIRDYFYRLLARNRYSIFGKTDACMIPTAEVKSKFLE; from the coding sequence ATGAGTACTCAGCACATTATTATTTTTGATGGCGTTTGTCATTTCTGTAACAGCTCTGTCAATTTCATTATTAAGCGAGATCATAAAAATGTGTTTGTCTTTACGCCAATGCAAAGCAAACCTGCACAAAATTTAATTGCAAAATACCAAGTTGAAAATGTTGGCTTTGATACATTCCTACTAATCAAAAATAATGAATGCTATTACCGTACAGATGCCGCATTAGAAATTACCAAAGACTTATCTGGTCTTTGGTTTTTATTTCGAGTTTTTAAATTGTGTCCCAGGCCTATTCGGGATTATTTCTATCGTTTGTTGGCTAGAAATAGGTATAGTATTTTTGGTAAGACAGATGCTTGTATGATCCCAACAGCAGAAGTTAAAAGTAAGTTTTTGGAATAA
- a CDS encoding nuclear transport factor 2 family protein has product MTEEQEIKSTLEDYAKAYCAKDIDSLMAVFEDSDDISAIGTGADELCEGRAAVKELFLRNFAEATAYEFEWQWSNINILNDYAVVAISLVIHLEYQGERLEIPIRWSVALRKTDRWVWLHRHASSPAVNQDEGQAYPQES; this is encoded by the coding sequence ATGACAGAAGAACAAGAAATTAAATCAACGTTAGAAGATTATGCAAAAGCATATTGTGCTAAAGATATTGACTCATTAATGGCCGTGTTTGAAGACAGCGATGACATTTCTGCAATTGGCACCGGCGCTGATGAACTTTGTGAAGGGAGAGCAGCTGTTAAGGAGCTATTCCTTAGAAACTTTGCAGAAGCTACTGCCTATGAGTTTGAATGGCAGTGGTCAAATATAAATATTTTGAATGATTATGCTGTGGTTGCCATTTCATTGGTTATTCATCTTGAGTATCAAGGAGAAAGATTAGAAATACCAATTAGATGGAGTGTCGCATTAAGAAAAACAGACCGGTGGGTATGGTTGCACCGGCATGCATCGTCACCCGCGGTAAATCAAGATGAAGGACAAGCATACCCGCAAGAGTCGTAA